In Thermococcus sp. JdF3, a genomic segment contains:
- a CDS encoding aconitase X catalytic domain-containing protein, protein MYLTKEEELILAGEYGYALQKAMEILVALGEIYGAERLIPIKSAQIAGVSYKNIGDAGMEFLRDFADAGAKVSVYTTLNPAGMGDDEFMEKQREVLELYRRMGIEITSTCTPYYGANLPKFGDHIAWSESSAVSFANSILGARTNREGGPSSLAAAIVGRTPNYGLHLDENRKATVIVNVDAEVETFVDYAALGYHLGRTLGNDVPYLRGLKPERTELLKEMGAAMAASGSIALYHVEGETPEYRTAIAEELETITVEDSDIRAMREEFRDDWTDIDMILIGCPHASLGEVKEIAELLRMRGRPLRIPLFITASGAVKALADALGYTEIIERYNGRIIADVCFVVSPIKGWYRGIATNSGKSAFYFRSFGFSVRLDDAEDLIREAP, encoded by the coding sequence ATGTACCTGACCAAGGAGGAGGAGCTGATTCTGGCGGGGGAGTACGGCTACGCCCTCCAGAAGGCGATGGAGATACTCGTCGCCCTTGGAGAAATTTACGGTGCTGAGAGACTCATTCCGATAAAGAGCGCCCAGATTGCAGGCGTTTCCTACAAGAACATCGGCGATGCGGGGATGGAGTTCCTGAGGGACTTCGCCGACGCCGGCGCAAAGGTCAGCGTCTACACGACCCTCAACCCCGCGGGCATGGGCGACGATGAGTTTATGGAAAAGCAGAGGGAAGTTCTCGAGCTCTACAGAAGGATGGGGATTGAGATCACCTCAACCTGTACCCCGTACTACGGCGCGAACCTTCCGAAGTTCGGCGACCACATAGCCTGGAGCGAAAGCTCGGCCGTCAGCTTCGCCAACTCCATCCTGGGCGCAAGGACGAACAGAGAAGGCGGTCCGTCAAGCCTGGCCGCCGCGATAGTCGGCAGGACCCCCAACTACGGCCTCCACCTGGACGAGAACAGGAAAGCGACGGTGATTGTCAACGTTGACGCGGAGGTGGAGACCTTCGTTGACTACGCGGCCCTCGGCTACCACCTGGGCAGGACGCTCGGCAACGATGTGCCCTACCTCAGGGGGTTAAAACCCGAGAGAACCGAACTCCTCAAGGAGATGGGAGCGGCGATGGCAGCGAGCGGGTCGATAGCGCTCTACCACGTGGAGGGCGAGACTCCAGAGTACCGCACCGCAATAGCGGAGGAACTTGAGACGATAACCGTTGAAGATTCCGATATTAGGGCCATGCGGGAGGAGTTCAGGGACGACTGGACGGACATAGACATGATCCTCATCGGCTGTCCCCACGCATCCCTCGGAGAGGTGAAGGAGATTGCGGAGCTCCTCAGGATGCGCGGGAGGCCCCTCAGGATACCCCTGTTCATCACGGCAAGCGGCGCCGTCAAGGCTTTGGCCGATGCCCTCGGCTACACGGAGATAATAGAGCGCTACAACGGGAGAATAATAGCGGACGTCTGCTTCGTTGTCTCCCCCATAAAGGGATGGTACCGGGGGATAGCCACCAACAGTGGAAAATCCGCGTTTTACTTCCGCTCATTCGGATTCAGCGTCAGGCTGGACGATGCAGAGGACTTGATAAGGGAGGCGCCGTGA
- a CDS encoding DUF126 domain-containing protein, with the protein MKLKGRKIVGGKAEGELIVSRKALSFLGGVDPETGIVTDAESDIRGQSIAGKILAFPRGKGSTVGSYVIYALKKNGKAPKAIIVGEAETIVATGAIIAGIPMVDGIDVSRLRSGERVKVDADSGEVEVPEPGE; encoded by the coding sequence ATGAAGCTCAAGGGAAGGAAGATAGTCGGGGGAAAGGCAGAAGGAGAGCTGATAGTTTCCAGGAAAGCCCTTTCGTTCCTCGGCGGTGTTGACCCCGAAACGGGCATCGTCACCGATGCGGAGAGCGACATAAGGGGGCAGAGCATAGCCGGGAAGATACTCGCGTTCCCCCGCGGGAAGGGCTCGACGGTCGGTTCCTACGTCATCTATGCCCTGAAAAAGAACGGGAAGGCACCGAAGGCCATAATCGTCGGCGAAGCTGAGACCATAGTCGCGACGGGTGCAATAATAGCCGGCATCCCCATGGTCGATGGCATCGATGTTTCGAGGCTGAGGAGCGGGGAGCGCGTTAAGGTCGATGCAGACTCCGGGGAGGTGGAGGTTCCCGAACCCGGGGAGTAG
- a CDS encoding site-2 protease family protein gives MSRGIYECIRCGRREVVDSSEPVLERSCPACGGDMVLVGFEAGAENAEIPGAPNEPSVSQRIPLHAVHPAALPPAVVAKLSEFYVIEPRGVEGNVFTFEVRDVLEGDFERVLRELEELGYWAALKRRGGKVLLYVFPAGEVKEDNRWLPWVFLIATIFTTFLAGYWLSLSYISLLDEYGLPGIRNPYVNALAFSISVMAILGTHELGHKIAAAYHGVRATMPYFIPFPSMLGTMGAVIRVKSPLPTRDAAIDLGVSGPIAGFLVAIPVSIIGLKLSVPVPISMVPPTGGITFGENLFFMFIEKYVVTFPENSVVFLHPVAIAGWVGILVTFLNLIPAAQLDGGHIARAFLGERTHRYLTTAVGLVLIGMSFLWVGWLIWGILVLMMGAVGNPGALDEVSPISKKRIALALAALVLFILSATPAPISATG, from the coding sequence ATGTCGAGGGGAATTTACGAGTGCATCAGGTGCGGCCGCAGGGAGGTCGTCGACTCCAGCGAGCCGGTTCTGGAGAGAAGCTGCCCCGCGTGCGGCGGCGACATGGTTCTGGTGGGCTTTGAGGCCGGGGCCGAAAACGCCGAAATCCCTGGAGCCCCGAACGAACCATCCGTCTCCCAGCGCATTCCTCTCCACGCCGTTCATCCAGCGGCACTTCCACCGGCTGTAGTGGCGAAGCTGAGTGAGTTCTACGTCATCGAGCCCCGCGGGGTCGAGGGCAACGTCTTCACATTCGAGGTCAGGGACGTCCTGGAGGGAGACTTTGAAAGGGTTCTGAGGGAGCTCGAGGAGCTCGGCTACTGGGCGGCCCTCAAGAGGCGCGGGGGAAAGGTTCTCCTCTACGTCTTCCCCGCCGGGGAGGTCAAGGAGGACAACCGCTGGCTCCCCTGGGTCTTCTTAATCGCGACGATATTCACCACGTTCCTCGCCGGATACTGGCTCTCCCTGAGCTACATCTCCCTCCTCGACGAATACGGCCTGCCCGGGATAAGAAACCCCTACGTCAACGCGCTGGCATTTTCAATAAGCGTCATGGCGATACTCGGAACCCACGAGCTGGGCCACAAAATAGCCGCGGCCTACCACGGCGTCCGCGCCACGATGCCCTACTTCATCCCGTTCCCCAGTATGCTCGGAACGATGGGCGCGGTGATAAGGGTGAAATCCCCACTGCCAACGAGGGACGCCGCCATCGACCTCGGCGTGAGCGGCCCGATAGCGGGTTTTCTCGTTGCCATCCCCGTCAGCATAATAGGGTTAAAGCTGTCGGTTCCAGTTCCCATCAGCATGGTGCCGCCAACGGGGGGGATAACCTTCGGCGAGAACCTATTTTTCATGTTCATTGAGAAGTACGTGGTGACGTTCCCCGAGAACAGCGTCGTGTTCCTCCATCCGGTCGCCATAGCGGGGTGGGTCGGAATACTGGTGACCTTCCTGAACCTCATCCCCGCGGCCCAGCTTGACGGGGGCCACATAGCGAGGGCGTTCCTGGGAGAGAGGACGCACCGCTACCTGACCACGGCCGTTGGGCTCGTGCTCATAGGCATGAGCTTCCTCTGGGTAGGATGGCTGATATGGGGAATCCTCGTCCTCATGATGGGTGCGGTGGGCAACCCCGGCGCCCTCGACGAGGTGTCTCCAATATCGAAGAAGAGAATTGCCCTGGCGCTGGCGGCGCTGGTGCTCTTCATACTCTCCGCAACCCCTGCCCCGATAAGCGCTACCGGCTGA
- a CDS encoding IS630 transposase-related protein yields MELVSIQHDSASVEDCTRNVVLQSEEILSRRQGFISSAKINLAFGAFMNLTVTILIDPHQDMAKGVIAEHSTGKSRADAIAKAVEKVNLKLPPGASVVDFEIGTYITPVTRRTYAVAVAVYNAPLERRPLNECTVEERRRLLGRVLEEFNYNPRVLNISEIARMFGVSRDSIYYDIEQILKEKKKGRVSR; encoded by the coding sequence GTGGAATTGGTAAGTATCCAACACGACTCTGCGAGCGTTGAAGATTGTACAAGGAACGTCGTACTCCAGTCGGAGGAAATCCTGTCACGTCGCCAGGGCTTCATATCATCCGCGAAGATTAATCTGGCCTTTGGAGCTTTTATGAACCTTACCGTTACGATACTGATCGATCCGCATCAAGATATGGCAAAGGGGGTCATAGCCGAGCACTCAACGGGTAAGAGCCGGGCTGACGCGATAGCAAAGGCCGTTGAGAAGGTGAACCTGAAGCTCCCGCCCGGTGCGTCCGTTGTCGACTTCGAGATAGGGACGTACATCACGCCGGTCACGAGGAGAACCTACGCGGTCGCGGTTGCCGTCTACAACGCCCCCCTGGAGAGGCGGCCGCTGAACGAGTGCACCGTTGAGGAGCGCAGGCGGCTCCTGGGGCGTGTTCTTGAGGAGTTCAACTACAACCCCCGCGTCCTAAACATATCCGAAATAGCGAGGATGTTCGGGGTCTCGAGGGACTCGATATACTACGACATCGAGCAGATACTCAAGGAGAAAAAGAAGGGGCGAGTCAGCCGGTAG
- a CDS encoding class III signal peptide-containing protein — MFRLRRKKGQGAIEYLFMIAAALVIILIAVRYVSNAGQNASSQGDLAQIQAQVETIKAQLQASGQDLDEIKIPYTYNEISGETTFNDLYKICTGTSTSGTLEYFNETANTTQSTSLSINRYTACKAIVDWWNKQ, encoded by the coding sequence ATGTTCAGGCTAAGAAGGAAGAAGGGTCAGGGCGCCATCGAGTACCTGTTCATGATCGCGGCGGCCCTGGTTATAATCCTGATTGCGGTTAGGTACGTGAGCAACGCAGGTCAGAATGCTAGCTCTCAGGGCGATTTGGCACAAATTCAAGCCCAAGTCGAAACGATCAAGGCCCAACTCCAGGCATCTGGCCAGGACTTAGACGAGATTAAGATACCGTACACATACAATGAGATCTCAGGAGAAACCACATTCAACGATCTTTACAAGATTTGTACAGGTACCTCCACTAGTGGAACTCTCGAATACTTTAACGAAACTGCCAACACAACTCAGAGCACTTCACTAAGCATCAACAGATACACCGCATGCAAAGCTATCGTGGACTGGTGGAACAAACAGTGA
- a CDS encoding ATP-binding protein — protein MSRLHIGKRGENAHFFDQRPRKDASNLFGREEEIEKLSRALESRSWVAVLGPRMVGKTSLTWAGANVFAAKNGYRVVLLI, from the coding sequence ATGTCAAGACTCCATATCGGAAAGAGGGGGGAGAATGCACATTTCTTTGATCAAAGACCTAGAAAGGACGCGAGCAACCTGTTCGGTAGGGAGGAGGAGATTGAGAAGCTGTCCAGGGCGCTTGAGTCTCGAAGCTGGGTTGCTGTTCTGGGACCCAGGATGGTGGGAAAGACAAGTCTGACGTGGGCGGGAGCCAATGTATTTGCCGCAAAAAACGGATACCGTGTCGTTTTGTTGATTTAA
- a CDS encoding ATP-binding protein, protein MDAFSTLKDTVLILDEVQNIQQGVPHFLTALGSIFNENDSLLIIFTGSYAGVVRRLFESTHEDPLFGRIPIEIRLSPWPEDVAENFLETGFKRFGIPYGQREIREAIRRLGTLPGWLNLYGVRRYIERHHERALRTALNVAVREAQKELEHLLEGRTPKARAVIKLLAFGATWRELLETGITKGALSHLLTILTDELFIVDKDESGVYYFSDPVYRKAAMGLQSWERMLNVEDKMIPRRTTKSEYPLR, encoded by the coding sequence GTGGACGCTTTCTCCACACTAAAAGACACCGTTCTCATTCTTGATGAGGTTCAAAACATTCAGCAGGGCGTGCCCCATTTTCTAACAGCCCTGGGCTCGATTTTCAACGAGAACGATTCACTTCTGATCATCTTCACCGGATCCTACGCGGGTGTTGTCAGGAGACTGTTTGAGTCAACCCATGAAGACCCCCTTTTCGGTAGGATACCTATTGAGATACGCCTCTCCCCGTGGCCGGAGGATGTCGCGGAGAATTTCCTGGAAACGGGGTTTAAAAGGTTTGGAATCCCGTATGGGCAGAGAGAAATACGGGAAGCCATACGGAGACTCGGCACACTGCCGGGATGGCTGAATCTTTACGGGGTGAGGAGGTACATCGAGAGACATCACGAAAGAGCCTTGAGAACCGCGTTGAATGTGGCGGTCAGGGAAGCTCAAAAAGAGCTGGAGCATCTGCTGGAGGGCAGAACCCCCAAGGCGAGGGCGGTTATCAAACTGCTTGCATTTGGCGCTACTTGGAGAGAACTGCTGGAGACTGGAATCACGAAAGGGGCACTCAGTCATCTGCTAACAATCCTAACCGATGAGCTCTTTATCGTAGATAAGGACGAGTCGGGAGTTTACTACTTTAGCGACCCGGTCTACCGAAAGGCCGCAATGGGACTCCAATCTTGGGAACGGATGCTCAACGTTGAGGATAAGATGATACCCCGTAGGACGACAAAAAGTGAATACCCTCTGAGGTGA
- a CDS encoding pro-sigmaK processing inhibitor BofA family protein — MIEELLFLFFLLLAILLVVKVGWGVLKYLVANAIIGLIILWFTNWIGISDVPLTALNVLVVAIGGILGVIALIIVYWF, encoded by the coding sequence ATGATTGAGGAGCTGCTGTTCCTGTTTTTCCTGCTCCTGGCCATACTGCTGGTAGTCAAGGTTGGCTGGGGAGTGCTGAAGTACCTTGTGGCCAACGCGATAATCGGCCTGATTATCCTGTGGTTCACGAACTGGATAGGAATATCGGACGTGCCGCTGACGGCGCTGAACGTTCTGGTGGTCGCCATAGGCGGAATACTGGGCGTCATAGCGTTGATAATAGTCTACTGGTTCTAA
- the prf1 gene encoding peptide chain release factor aRF-1: MSHKSAEMYELKKKVEELKGYRGRATELVSLYVPAGYDLNKVMQQLREEYGTAQNIKSKSTRKNVLGALERAMQHLKLYRKTPETGLALFVGNVSEQEGVSDIKLWAIIPPEPLKVRLYRCDQTFITEPLEEMLRVKDAYGLITVEKNEATIGVLRGKRIDVIDELTSNVPGKTRAGGQSARRYERIREQETHEFMKRIAEHANKAFLPLLEKGELRGIIIGGPGPTKEDFIDGEYLHHELRKKIIGVVDISYSGAYGLKELVEKASDILRDHEAIKERHLIQNFFKHLVKDTGMITYGENEVRKALELGAVDTLLISEGYDRVRVKVKCNSCGWEELKTMSESEFHVYRKKLTHCPKCGSQNLSFEKWDVAEELIKMAEESGSEVEVISLDTEEGQQFYKAFGGIAAFLRYKIQ; this comes from the coding sequence ATGTCTCACAAGTCAGCAGAGATGTATGAACTCAAGAAGAAGGTCGAGGAGCTGAAGGGTTATCGAGGTCGAGCCACCGAACTGGTGAGCCTCTACGTTCCGGCTGGATACGACCTGAACAAGGTTATGCAGCAGCTGAGGGAGGAGTATGGAACAGCTCAGAACATCAAGAGCAAGTCAACCCGAAAGAACGTCCTCGGTGCCCTTGAGAGGGCGATGCAGCACCTCAAGCTCTACCGCAAGACCCCCGAGACCGGCCTGGCCCTCTTCGTCGGAAACGTCAGCGAGCAGGAGGGCGTCAGCGACATAAAGCTCTGGGCGATAATCCCGCCCGAACCCCTCAAGGTCAGGCTCTACCGGTGCGACCAGACTTTCATCACCGAGCCCCTGGAGGAGATGCTCCGCGTCAAGGACGCCTACGGCCTCATAACCGTTGAGAAGAACGAGGCCACCATCGGAGTCCTCCGCGGAAAGCGAATTGACGTCATAGACGAGCTGACCTCCAACGTCCCGGGCAAGACGAGGGCCGGCGGTCAGTCTGCCAGGCGTTACGAGCGCATCCGTGAGCAGGAGACCCACGAGTTCATGAAGCGCATCGCCGAGCACGCCAACAAGGCCTTCCTTCCCCTCCTCGAGAAGGGCGAGCTGAGGGGCATCATCATAGGCGGCCCCGGACCGACCAAGGAGGACTTCATAGACGGAGAGTACCTCCACCACGAGCTCAGGAAGAAGATAATTGGCGTCGTTGATATCAGCTACAGTGGAGCCTACGGCCTCAAGGAGCTCGTCGAGAAGGCCAGCGACATCCTCAGGGATCACGAGGCCATAAAGGAGCGCCACCTCATACAGAACTTCTTCAAGCACCTCGTCAAGGACACCGGGATGATAACGTACGGTGAGAACGAAGTCAGGAAGGCCCTTGAACTCGGCGCCGTCGATACGCTCCTCATCAGCGAGGGCTACGACAGGGTCAGGGTTAAGGTTAAGTGCAACAGCTGCGGCTGGGAAGAGCTCAAGACCATGAGCGAGTCCGAGTTCCACGTTTACAGGAAGAAGCTCACCCACTGCCCCAAGTGCGGCAGTCAGAACCTCAGCTTCGAGAAGTGGGACGTCGCGGAGGAGCTAATAAAAATGGCGGAGGAATCCGGCTCCGAGGTGGAGGTCATCTCCCTCGACACCGAGGAGGGCCAGCAGTTCTACAAGGCCTTCGGCGGAATCGCCGCGTTCCTGAGGTACAAGATTCAGTGA
- a CDS encoding ATP-binding protein, with translation MLVGSLFVDRERELEFLERKWNEPGAQLIILYGRRRVGKTALIKRFLEGKPGVYHLATADSMAENIRELGGALARFTGRDYFTDIREFTRLLLNFGREVGRKRVALVIDEFQYLTMLESGVLSKMQKAWDGGLKDTGIFVILCGSSVGMMERILEYKSPLYGRRTGQWKVSPFDIRAAARMLPGKDFEDLVKTYLVFGGVPFYLEFVGTKTTEEAIRELVLRKGEVLYEEPEFLLREEFREPRTYKLVLKGLALGYETLGELSGYTGLERSHLSRYLDILQRLDIVGYELPYGRRKRGRYFIRDNFFAFWFRYVYPNLSDLELGNVEEVWERIERDINAYYGMMFERLVREVLSRRIIDFGQRSVHRWWHKGEEIDAIAELDGGLLFVEVKWKKLSGKEARRILEDLRRKADRFNGEKRFLLVARKTEDKTDEMLDLEDLRTLVEGDGLSPTPRSPR, from the coding sequence ATGTTGGTGGGTTCATTGTTCGTTGACAGGGAGCGCGAGCTGGAGTTCCTGGAGAGAAAATGGAACGAGCCCGGGGCTCAGCTCATAATCCTTTACGGAAGAAGACGCGTGGGAAAAACGGCCCTGATTAAACGGTTCCTCGAAGGGAAGCCGGGCGTGTATCATCTAGCCACGGCGGACTCGATGGCCGAAAACATCAGGGAGCTCGGCGGGGCCCTCGCGCGTTTCACAGGCAGGGACTACTTCACGGACATCCGCGAGTTCACGAGGCTCCTCCTCAACTTCGGCAGAGAGGTTGGAAGGAAAAGGGTGGCCCTCGTCATTGACGAGTTCCAGTACCTTACGATGCTCGAAAGCGGCGTCTTGAGCAAGATGCAGAAGGCCTGGGATGGGGGGCTGAAGGATACTGGAATTTTCGTAATCCTCTGTGGCTCCTCAGTGGGGATGATGGAGAGAATCCTGGAGTACAAAAGTCCGCTCTACGGCAGAAGAACCGGGCAGTGGAAGGTCTCCCCCTTTGACATCAGAGCCGCGGCCAGGATGCTTCCGGGGAAGGACTTTGAGGACCTTGTAAAGACGTACCTCGTCTTCGGGGGCGTTCCGTTCTACCTGGAGTTCGTGGGGACAAAGACGACGGAGGAGGCCATAAGAGAGCTCGTTCTCCGCAAAGGGGAGGTTCTCTACGAGGAGCCGGAGTTCCTCCTGCGGGAGGAGTTCAGGGAGCCGAGAACATACAAGCTCGTCCTCAAGGGCCTCGCCCTCGGGTACGAGACCCTCGGCGAGCTCTCAGGCTATACGGGCTTGGAAAGAAGTCACCTGTCCAGATACCTGGATATCCTTCAGAGGCTTGACATCGTTGGTTATGAACTGCCCTATGGCAGGAGGAAGCGGGGGAGATACTTCATAAGGGACAACTTCTTCGCCTTCTGGTTCCGCTACGTCTATCCCAACCTCTCAGACCTTGAGCTGGGAAACGTCGAGGAGGTGTGGGAGAGGATTGAGCGGGACATCAACGCCTACTACGGGATGATGTTTGAGAGGCTCGTTAGGGAGGTGCTGTCCCGCAGAATCATCGATTTCGGCCAGAGGAGCGTTCACCGGTGGTGGCACAAGGGCGAGGAGATAGATGCCATAGCCGAGCTGGATGGGGGGCTTCTGTTCGTGGAGGTCAAGTGGAAAAAGCTGAGCGGAAAAGAAGCCAGGAGGATACTGGAGGACCTCAGAAGAAAAGCGGACAGGTTCAATGGAGAGAAAAGGTTTCTCCTGGTGGCAAGGAAAACAGAGGATAAGACCGACGAGATGCTTGACCTGGAGGACCTCAGGACTCTCGTAGAGGGAGACGGACTCAGTCCAACACCCCGGTCACCCCGGTGA
- a CDS encoding dihydrodipicolinate synthase family protein — protein sequence MRGVIVPLVTPFNGDYSIDVSALEEHLEFLQKVGVHGIFINATTGEFTSLSIEERKFLAERGRELVNASFYLVGTASSSTSEVVELTKHAQDIGADYAVIAPPYYCPLNDDALFAHYSTVAEKTDIPIILYNIPSCANRLSVSLIKRLALEYSNIAGVKETIDSVNHVRDVILDVKGEREDFRIFTGLDQHFLNTLVLGGDGGIMACANFAPEVHLALWKAFQEKRFEEAFQHARRLARLSRVYDIASSFGSAIKLAMSLRGFSIKPVLRPPYVMDGDEVKEDIRKLLTGVTGVLD from the coding sequence ATGCGCGGTGTTATAGTACCCCTGGTGACGCCCTTCAACGGGGACTACTCCATCGACGTTTCAGCTCTTGAGGAGCACCTTGAGTTCCTCCAGAAGGTCGGCGTCCACGGGATATTCATCAACGCGACAACGGGGGAGTTCACGAGCCTCAGCATCGAGGAGAGAAAGTTCCTGGCCGAGAGGGGCAGGGAGCTCGTCAACGCTTCCTTCTACCTCGTAGGCACGGCATCTTCCAGCACCTCAGAGGTCGTGGAGCTTACGAAGCACGCCCAGGACATAGGGGCCGATTACGCCGTCATAGCGCCCCCTTACTACTGCCCGCTGAATGATGACGCCCTCTTTGCACACTACTCGACGGTGGCCGAGAAAACGGACATCCCGATCATCCTCTACAACATCCCGTCCTGTGCCAACCGGCTCAGCGTTTCCCTAATCAAGCGCCTCGCCCTCGAGTATTCGAACATCGCCGGGGTCAAGGAGACGATTGACAGCGTCAACCACGTCCGGGACGTAATCCTTGATGTGAAGGGCGAAAGGGAGGACTTCAGGATATTCACAGGCCTCGACCAGCACTTCCTCAACACGCTTGTTCTGGGTGGGGACGGGGGGATAATGGCCTGTGCCAACTTCGCTCCGGAGGTTCACCTTGCCCTCTGGAAGGCCTTCCAGGAAAAGCGCTTTGAGGAGGCTTTCCAGCACGCGAGAAGGCTTGCGAGGCTTTCGAGGGTTTACGACATTGCCTCATCCTTCGGTTCTGCGATAAAGCTCGCCATGTCGCTCAGGGGATTCTCGATAAAGCCCGTTCTCAGGCCTCCGTACGTGATGGATGGAGACGAAGTGAAGGAGGATATAAGGAAACTCCTCACCGGGGTGACCGGGGTGTTGGACTGA
- a CDS encoding ATP-binding protein — MLFDPRPKERIGDMFDRRREFKAILSGMEDYPITLIIGIRRVGKSSLLKATLNEYEGIGLYLDARRLYATGSGSISSSVMVDELQRIILGNGRFGFLRGISVERISLGGIQLRPRGMTFIDVLEFLNGLGEKTGKRVVLAFDEAQYLRFYGSKGGKDLLAAIAYAYDSLPNLAFVFTGSEVGLLHDFLGITEYSSPLYGRVYEEVEVKPFSRELSEAFLRRGFEEVGLDVPGGEIRKAVDELDGIPGWLVEFGFNYWKKGNFEEALQSTIAKARAMIREELRELERRSPRYSLILRALAMGLSSWSMIRDYLEAKGGPITNARLSQLLKSLEKMGWIKKENGAYEIIDPVVERVLRE, encoded by the coding sequence ATGCTCTTCGACCCGAGACCAAAGGAAAGAATAGGGGACATGTTCGATAGGAGACGGGAGTTCAAAGCCATCCTGAGTGGAATGGAGGATTATCCAATCACGCTCATCATTGGAATTCGGCGTGTGGGCAAAAGCTCGCTCCTGAAGGCGACCCTCAATGAGTACGAGGGGATAGGGCTCTACCTAGACGCCCGCAGGCTATACGCGACTGGAAGCGGGAGCATAAGCTCCTCGGTTATGGTTGACGAGCTCCAGCGAATAATCCTCGGGAACGGACGTTTTGGGTTCCTGAGGGGCATCAGCGTGGAAAGAATCAGCCTTGGGGGGATACAGCTCAGGCCTAGGGGCATGACCTTCATCGACGTACTTGAATTCCTGAACGGGCTCGGGGAAAAAACGGGGAAAAGAGTTGTCCTGGCCTTTGATGAGGCCCAGTACCTCAGGTTCTACGGTTCGAAGGGTGGAAAGGACCTGCTCGCGGCTATCGCGTATGCGTATGACTCGCTCCCAAATCTGGCCTTCGTGTTCACGGGCTCAGAGGTCGGCCTGCTCCACGACTTTCTGGGGATAACCGAGTACTCAAGCCCGCTCTACGGCAGGGTGTACGAAGAGGTCGAGGTGAAGCCCTTCAGCCGGGAGCTGTCCGAGGCCTTTTTGAGGCGGGGATTCGAGGAGGTCGGCCTCGACGTCCCGGGGGGAGAAATCAGAAAAGCCGTTGACGAGCTCGACGGGATACCCGGATGGCTGGTCGAGTTCGGCTTCAATTACTGGAAGAAGGGCAACTTTGAAGAGGCCCTGCAGAGCACCATCGCAAAGGCCCGGGCTATGATACGGGAGGAGCTTCGGGAGCTTGAAAGGCGTTCGCCCAGGTACTCGCTGATCCTGCGGGCCCTGGCGATGGGCCTTTCCAGCTGGTCAATGATACGGGACTACTTGGAGGCCAAGGGTGGCCCCATAACGAACGCGAGGCTGAGTCAGCTGCTCAAGAGCCTTGAGAAGATGGGGTGGATAAAGAAGGAAAACGGCGCGTATGAGATAATAGACCCGGTGGTGGAGAGGGTATTGAGGGAGTGA